A region from the Leptolyngbya iicbica LK genome encodes:
- the rpoD gene encoding RNA polymerase sigma factor RpoD, translating into MKASRTKEHEERGMTQAKELLGAIKPQNELELLIDSDSSSSKFDDSDDAGAAKAPAKAAKSKTTRRSQTKKKHYTEDSIRLYLQEIGRIRLLRAEEEIELARKIADLLELERIRDELMDGLDHEPTDAEWAEAVDMPLPAFQKRLHLGRRAKDKMVQSNLRLVVSIAKKYMNRGLSFQDLIQEGSLGLIRAAEKFDHEKGYKFSTYATWWIRQAITRAIADQSRTIRLPVHLYETISRIKKTTKLLSQELGRKPTEEEIATSMEMTIEKLRFIAKSAQLPISLETPIGKEEDSRLGDFIESDGETPEDEVSKSLLREDLEGVLGTLSPRERDVLRLRYGLDDGRMKTLEEIGQTFNVTRERIRQIEAKALRKLRHPNRNSVLKEYIR; encoded by the coding sequence TTGAAAGCATCACGCACGAAGGAGCACGAGGAACGCGGCATGACTCAAGCGAAAGAATTGCTCGGAGCAATCAAGCCCCAAAACGAGTTGGAGCTCTTAATTGATAGCGATAGTAGCTCATCAAAATTCGATGATTCTGACGATGCTGGCGCAGCCAAAGCTCCCGCAAAAGCGGCCAAGAGCAAGACAACTCGCCGTAGCCAAACTAAGAAGAAGCATTACACAGAAGATTCGATCCGCCTCTATTTGCAAGAAATTGGCCGCATTCGCCTCCTGCGGGCCGAAGAAGAAATTGAGCTTGCTCGTAAGATTGCTGACTTGCTGGAGCTAGAGCGCATCCGCGATGAGTTGATGGATGGCTTGGACCATGAGCCGACTGATGCTGAATGGGCTGAAGCCGTCGATATGCCTTTGCCCGCTTTTCAAAAGCGGTTGCATCTGGGTCGCCGCGCCAAGGACAAGATGGTGCAGTCCAACCTGCGACTGGTTGTTTCCATTGCGAAGAAGTACATGAATCGTGGTCTGTCTTTCCAGGACTTGATTCAGGAAGGCAGCTTGGGCTTGATTCGGGCGGCTGAAAAGTTCGACCACGAAAAAGGCTACAAGTTCTCCACCTACGCTACTTGGTGGATTCGCCAGGCAATTACTCGAGCGATCGCGGATCAGTCCCGCACGATTCGCCTCCCCGTCCACCTTTACGAAACTATCTCGCGGATTAAGAAAACGACGAAGCTGTTGTCGCAAGAGTTGGGCCGCAAGCCAACTGAAGAAGAAATTGCCACCAGCATGGAAATGACTATCGAGAAGCTGCGGTTCATCGCCAAGTCGGCTCAGCTACCAATTTCTTTGGAAACTCCCATTGGTAAGGAAGAAGATTCTCGTTTGGGCGACTTTATCGAGTCGGACGGTGAGACACCTGAAGATGAAGTTTCCAAGAGCTTGCTGCGGGAAGACTTAGAAGGTGTTTTGGGTACCTTGAGCCCGCGTGAGCGCGACGTTTTGCGTCTGCGCTATGGCCTAGATGATGGCCGCATGAAAACTCTGGAAGAAATTGGCCAGACTTTCAACGTGACACGCGAACGGATTCGTCAAATTGAAGCGAAAGCGCTGCGTAAGCTACGTCACCCCAACCGCAACAGCGTGCTGAAGGAATATATCCGCTAA
- a CDS encoding DUF2752 domain-containing protein, producing the protein MGMDDQPVAVLPQLRSPFWRIVTLTTFLSPLAIAIAVSQWGLRFPFPPCLFQWAFGFPAPSCGLTRSVVALMAGDWSRSLSYHLFGPVFVVLATALTLATSFELVTRRSLVHWYEGLWRSRSAVLLLSLYVMYYGLRLWIRYTLPSLPWGLDDTIAWQQLVAGAIAL; encoded by the coding sequence ATGGGAATGGATGATCAGCCGGTAGCGGTGCTGCCACAACTAAGGTCACCCTTTTGGCGCATCGTGACCTTGACGACCTTTTTGAGTCCTTTAGCGATCGCCATAGCCGTCAGCCAGTGGGGCCTACGGTTTCCGTTTCCGCCCTGTCTGTTTCAGTGGGCGTTTGGGTTTCCGGCTCCGAGTTGTGGGCTGACGCGATCAGTGGTGGCGCTGATGGCGGGGGATTGGTCACGATCGCTGAGCTATCACCTGTTTGGCCCAGTCTTTGTGGTGTTGGCGACGGCGTTAACCCTGGCCACTAGCTTTGAACTGGTCACCCGACGTTCCCTAGTCCATTGGTATGAGGGGCTATGGCGATCGCGATCGGCGGTCCTGCTCTTGAGCTTGTATGTGATGTATTACGGCTTGCGCCTGTGGATTCGCTACACGTTACCCTCGCTCCCCTGGGGCTTGGATGACACTATCGCCTGGCAGCAATTGGTCGCAGGGGCGATCGCGCTGTGA
- a CDS encoding TM2 domain-containing protein: MTNPDGNKSDKRIIAGVLGILLGALGIHKFVLGYTVEGIIMLAVTVLTCGFGGAVMGIIGLIEGILYLTKTDEEFDATYVQNKKGWF, from the coding sequence ATGACCAATCCTGATGGCAACAAAAGCGACAAGAGAATTATTGCAGGCGTCTTAGGCATCCTTTTAGGGGCTCTGGGCATTCACAAGTTTGTGCTGGGCTACACGGTCGAAGGCATTATCATGCTGGCGGTTACCGTCTTGACCTGTGGCTTTGGGGGGGCCGTGATGGGCATCATCGGCTTAATTGAGGGCATCCTGTACCTCACCAAAACCGATGAAGAATTTGATGCCACCTATGTGCAAAACAAAAAGGGATGGTTTTAG
- a CDS encoding winged helix-turn-helix transcriptional regulator — MEYQTQCKEIRCPIQFVLEIVGSKWAILILRELFSGSRRTHEFLDALPGISTKTLTARLRELESYGLVDRKVFPEVPPRVEYSLTAKGLEIQPLMMSLKQLGEQWLEQESCNCPMDPNVLVGSESVSVSESVSV; from the coding sequence ATGGAATACCAAACCCAGTGCAAAGAAATTCGCTGTCCCATTCAATTTGTATTGGAAATTGTGGGCAGCAAATGGGCAATCCTCATTTTGCGGGAGCTCTTTTCCGGTAGTCGCCGCACACATGAATTTTTAGACGCTTTACCGGGCATCAGCACCAAAACCCTGACAGCTCGCCTACGAGAGCTGGAAAGCTATGGGCTTGTAGATCGCAAGGTGTTTCCTGAAGTCCCCCCTCGCGTTGAGTATTCACTCACGGCAAAAGGACTGGAAATTCAACCCTTGATGATGTCTCTGAAGCAGTTGGGCGAGCAGTGGTTAGAGCAAGAGTCTTGCAACTGTCCAATGGATCCCAATGTGCTGGTAGGCTCGGAGTCTGTCTCAGTTTCAGAATCCGTTTCGGTGTGA
- a CDS encoding ABC transporter permease, translating into MTWWQKLRKNSLAQVGALILLAFYVTVALAEFTAPYDPYFSAPSASLLPPTEVYWRNQTTGEFIGPHVYPTTQGPVSIETGEREVFVDFEQPSPIRLFVQGDEYRWLRLVVPLPTQFSLSAPGFQEVELFPGIQGNIHLFGTIGPGRWHILGTDEQARDQLSRLIHGGRISLSIGLIGIALTFPLGMLVGGIAGYFGGWIDAALMRLVEVIMTIPDIFLLVALAAVLPATLSSTQRFLLIIVITSFVRWTGLARVIRGQVLSLKSQTFVTASQAMGGQSIYIIVRHILPQTATYVIISATLAVPSFIVAEAVLSLIGLGIQQPDPSWGNMLSLASNASILVLNPWLIWPPAILIVLTVLSFNLLGDGLRDALDPRSLQTYD; encoded by the coding sequence ATGACCTGGTGGCAAAAGCTTCGGAAGAATTCTCTAGCGCAGGTGGGGGCTCTCATTCTGTTAGCGTTTTACGTCACCGTGGCGCTGGCGGAATTCACGGCTCCGTATGATCCCTACTTTTCGGCCCCGAGTGCGTCCTTGTTGCCGCCAACTGAGGTTTATTGGCGTAATCAGACAACGGGCGAGTTCATCGGGCCGCATGTCTATCCCACCACTCAGGGGCCGGTGTCGATTGAGACTGGGGAACGTGAGGTATTCGTGGATTTTGAGCAACCTAGCCCCATTCGGCTATTTGTCCAGGGCGACGAATACCGGTGGTTGCGCTTGGTGGTGCCCTTGCCTACTCAGTTTTCGTTATCAGCGCCGGGATTCCAGGAGGTCGAGTTGTTTCCTGGCATTCAAGGGAACATTCATTTATTCGGCACAATTGGTCCCGGTCGCTGGCATATTTTAGGTACAGACGAACAGGCCCGCGACCAGTTGAGTCGCCTCATCCACGGTGGTCGCATTAGCCTGAGCATTGGTTTGATTGGTATCGCATTGACCTTTCCTCTCGGAATGTTGGTCGGCGGCATTGCCGGTTACTTTGGCGGTTGGATTGATGCTGCCTTGATGCGTCTGGTCGAGGTGATCATGACGATTCCCGATATTTTCTTGCTGGTGGCGTTGGCGGCAGTATTGCCCGCGACCCTGTCAAGCACGCAGCGCTTTTTGCTGATTATTGTGATTACTTCATTTGTCCGTTGGACGGGGTTGGCAAGGGTGATTCGAGGGCAAGTGCTGTCTTTAAAGTCGCAGACCTTTGTCACTGCCTCGCAGGCTATGGGTGGGCAATCAATTTACATCATCGTGCGTCACATTCTGCCGCAGACGGCAACTTATGTGATTATTTCAGCGACGTTGGCCGTTCCCAGTTTTATTGTGGCCGAGGCGGTGCTGAGTTTGATCGGGCTTGGCATTCAGCAACCCGATCCTTCGTGGGGCAATATGCTCTCGCTCGCCAGTAATGCGTCAATTTTGGTGCTCAATCCTTGGCTAATCTGGCCACCAGCAATTTTGATCGTCTTGACGGTGTTGTCCTTTAATTTGCTGGGCGATGGTCTGCGCGATGCGTTAGATCCCAGGAGTTTGCAGACTTATGATTAA
- the hisA gene encoding 1-(5-phosphoribosyl)-5-[(5-phosphoribosylamino)methylideneamino]imidazole-4-carboxamide isomerase, whose translation MEVIPAIDLLEGRCVRLYQGDYNQSEVFGENPVEVAQRWADEGATRLHLVDLDGAKAGKPENMQAIAAIAAALNIPIEVGGGLRDRDRVAALFDLGVQYAILGTAAVENPDLVHTLSQEFPGQIIVGIDARDGKVATRGWLETSELDAIALAQDMAERGAAAVIYTDIKRDGTLQGPNLEALRAIAEATSIPIIASGGMSSVADLLSLLKLERLGVNGVIIGKALYTGDIVLKEALRAIGPGRWQDVPTDIGSSFA comes from the coding sequence ATGGAAGTTATTCCCGCTATTGATTTGCTTGAAGGTCGTTGTGTTCGTCTGTATCAGGGCGACTACAACCAGTCTGAGGTGTTTGGTGAAAATCCGGTTGAGGTAGCTCAGCGCTGGGCTGATGAAGGGGCTACCCGGCTGCATCTCGTGGACTTGGACGGAGCGAAGGCCGGTAAACCGGAAAATATGCAAGCGATCGCGGCGATCGCCGCCGCTCTCAACATCCCCATTGAGGTCGGTGGGGGGTTGCGTGACCGAGATCGGGTCGCCGCCCTGTTTGACCTCGGCGTGCAGTACGCCATCCTGGGCACAGCCGCCGTCGAAAATCCAGATTTAGTTCACACCTTGAGTCAAGAATTTCCCGGCCAAATCATTGTGGGGATCGATGCTCGCGATGGCAAAGTCGCCACTCGGGGCTGGCTCGAAACCTCAGAGCTAGATGCGATCGCCCTCGCCCAAGACATGGCTGAGCGCGGCGCCGCCGCTGTTATTTACACCGATATTAAGCGCGACGGCACCCTTCAAGGCCCCAACCTAGAGGCCCTACGGGCGATCGCTGAAGCTACCTCGATTCCGATCATTGCGTCTGGCGGCATGAGTTCCGTTGCCGATCTGTTGAGCCTATTGAAACTAGAACGGCTCGGCGTCAACGGCGTCATTATCGGCAAAGCTCTCTACACGGGGGATATTGTGCTGAAAGAAGCATTACGTGCAATCGGGCCGGGGCGTTGGCAAGACGTACCAACAGATATCGGCTCTTCTTTCGCCTAG
- the trpD gene encoding anthranilate phosphoribosyltransferase — MTTAIADTPTFDWSALLQQIIDQQSLTPPQAEALMRGWLQEDIPPVLSGAFLAAIQAKGVSAAELAGMARVLQAQSLGGESADAELPTPRIDTCGTGGDGSHTFNISTTVAFVAAAAGVAVAKHGNRSASSKVGSADVLEALGIDLSAPPEKAKAALQEVGITFLFARGWHPAMKAVGPLRSTLKVRTVFNLLGPLVNPLRTTGQVIGVFDPAVITPMAEALNQLEVPLAIVLHGREGLDEAGLGDSTDLAVLEKGTVTETVLNPRDFGLVAADKTALRGGELEENAAIMRDLLQGKGTQAQQDVVCLNAALALKVAGRTQGGSFEAEIANGIDQARSLLQSGAAWDKVEALVTFLKN; from the coding sequence GTGACTACTGCGATCGCGGATACCCCCACCTTTGACTGGTCAGCTCTGTTGCAGCAAATCATCGACCAGCAATCGCTCACCCCCCCGCAGGCCGAAGCCTTGATGCGAGGTTGGTTGCAAGAAGACATTCCGCCGGTATTGTCAGGGGCATTTTTGGCCGCGATTCAAGCCAAGGGGGTTTCAGCGGCAGAGCTGGCAGGCATGGCACGGGTATTACAGGCTCAATCTTTAGGCGGCGAGTCGGCTGATGCCGAGTTGCCCACGCCGCGCATCGACACCTGCGGTACCGGGGGCGACGGGTCGCACACATTCAATATTTCCACCACGGTGGCCTTTGTGGCGGCGGCGGCGGGGGTCGCTGTGGCCAAGCACGGCAACCGTTCAGCTTCCAGCAAGGTGGGGTCGGCCGATGTGCTAGAAGCGCTGGGCATCGACCTGAGTGCTCCCCCCGAAAAGGCAAAGGCTGCCCTCCAAGAAGTGGGCATCACTTTCTTGTTTGCGCGGGGCTGGCATCCAGCGATGAAAGCGGTTGGCCCGCTGCGCAGCACCTTGAAAGTGCGTACGGTGTTTAATCTGCTTGGCCCGTTAGTGAATCCCCTGCGTACGACGGGACAGGTGATCGGGGTGTTTGATCCCGCCGTCATTACGCCGATGGCCGAAGCGTTGAATCAGCTAGAAGTGCCGCTGGCGATCGTGCTACACGGGCGTGAAGGATTAGACGAGGCGGGATTAGGCGACAGTACGGACCTGGCGGTGCTCGAAAAGGGCACAGTGACAGAGACAGTGCTGAATCCCCGTGACTTTGGTCTGGTTGCCGCCGACAAAACCGCACTACGAGGCGGCGAACTGGAAGAGAACGCCGCTATCATGCGGGACTTGCTGCAAGGGAAGGGTACCCAGGCCCAGCAAGATGTGGTCTGCTTGAACGCAGCCCTCGCGCTGAAGGTAGCTGGGCGCACCCAAGGCGGCAGCTTTGAGGCCGAAATTGCGAATGGCATTGACCAGGCGCGATCGCTGCTGCAAAGTGGTGCCGCCTGGGATAAAGTCGAAGCGCTTGTGACCTTTCTGAAGAATTAA
- a CDS encoding Npun_R2479 family HD domain-containing metalloprotein, whose translation MFNATEILISDFVEKLRAGYHRTYGGLNPDYEDIIAWAGSMALENIANSDALYHNVEHTILVTLVGQEILRGKQIREGGVGTEDWLHFIISLVCHDIGYVKGVCRMDRDREHLYATGNGEEMVELSPGASDASLTPYHVDRGKLFIEERFGKNRIIDSEIIKRNVELTRFPVPKEEDHQDTRYFPGLVRAADLIGQLSDPRYLKKIGALFYEFEETGQNKYLNYRHPDDLKHNYPKFYWNVVHPYIQDGLRYLSLTQEGKQIIANLYSNVFMVENEKSVVPT comes from the coding sequence ATGTTTAATGCAACTGAGATTCTCATCTCTGATTTCGTCGAAAAGCTGCGCGCAGGATACCACCGGACTTACGGCGGCTTAAATCCTGACTATGAGGACATCATTGCTTGGGCGGGCAGCATGGCGCTGGAGAATATTGCCAACAGCGATGCCCTCTATCACAACGTAGAACATACGATTTTGGTGACGCTAGTCGGTCAAGAGATTCTACGGGGCAAACAAATTCGCGAAGGCGGGGTGGGCACCGAAGATTGGCTCCATTTCATCATTTCGTTGGTCTGTCACGACATCGGTTATGTGAAGGGCGTTTGCCGGATGGATCGCGATCGCGAACATCTCTACGCCACCGGCAATGGCGAAGAAATGGTGGAACTCAGCCCCGGTGCTTCGGATGCCTCTCTCACGCCTTACCACGTTGATCGCGGCAAACTCTTCATCGAAGAGCGCTTTGGCAAGAATCGCATCATTGATTCGGAAATCATCAAGCGCAACGTCGAACTGACCCGATTCCCGGTGCCGAAAGAAGAAGATCATCAAGACACGCGATATTTCCCTGGCTTAGTTCGGGCTGCTGACCTGATTGGGCAATTGAGCGACCCTCGCTACCTCAAGAAAATTGGGGCATTGTTCTACGAGTTTGAAGAAACCGGGCAGAACAAGTACCTCAACTATCGCCACCCTGACGATCTCAAGCACAACTACCCCAAGTTCTATTGGAATGTGGTGCATCCCTATATCCAAGACGGCTTACGATATTTGTCGCTCACCCAAGAAGGCAAACAAATCATTGCCAATCTATACTCAAATGTGTTTATGGTTGAGAACGAAAAAAGCGTCGTTCCAACTTAA
- a CDS encoding YggT family protein → MGSSFVGMFAQAFATFLNIYFVLLIIRILLSWFPNVDWMSQPFATLSQLTDPYLNLFRSLIPPLGGIDFSPILGFLVLQVVSQGVSQVAATMAYSAF, encoded by the coding sequence ATGGGATCTTCATTTGTCGGAATGTTTGCGCAAGCATTTGCAACATTCTTGAACATCTATTTTGTCTTATTGATTATTCGCATTTTGCTGAGCTGGTTCCCTAATGTGGACTGGATGAGCCAGCCATTTGCGACCCTGAGTCAGTTAACGGATCCTTACCTCAACTTGTTCCGATCGCTGATTCCCCCGTTGGGCGGCATTGATTTTTCCCCCATCTTGGGCTTTTTGGTGTTGCAAGTGGTGTCCCAAGGGGTCAGCCAAGTTGCAGCGACCATGGCCTACTCTGCGTTTTAA
- a CDS encoding acetamidase/formamidase family protein yields the protein MSRKGRFALMSLGATALLIAIASLSNGVGLGQRAIAQTMADHYLAATADTVHWGYFSQDLAPELVMNSGETVTVETLTHHANDDASLMVMGDPGAESVYEWTEDGKGVDRRGAGSIDPEVYTVGAGEGAGVHILTGPIYVNGAEPGDVLEVEILDVAPRPSANPDYEGRTFGSNAAAWWGFHYNDMLEESREVITIYELDSTGEEDYATALYNFQWTPQTDPYGVVHEIIDYPGVPVDHDTVEENYEVLEGVTVPIRPHFGVIGLAPAEADIVDSVPPSYFGGNIDNWRIGKGATMYYPVAVEGGLLSMGDPHAAQGDSELAGTAIETSLTGTFRVTVHKQDELPDTVLEDLYYPLLETDTEYIVHGFSYPNYLADLGETAQQDIYANSSIDKAMRDAFRKMRHFLMTTQGLTEDEAVSLMSVAADFGITQVVDGNWGVHGIIKKEVLPMA from the coding sequence ATGAGTCGAAAGGGGCGTTTTGCGCTCATGAGTTTGGGGGCGACGGCGCTATTGATAGCGATCGCCAGTTTGAGTAACGGGGTCGGGTTAGGGCAGCGGGCAATCGCGCAAACTATGGCGGACCATTACCTGGCCGCGACTGCCGATACCGTCCATTGGGGCTATTTCAGCCAAGATTTAGCACCAGAACTCGTCATGAACTCCGGCGAAACGGTGACCGTCGAAACCTTGACTCACCACGCCAACGACGATGCCTCGCTCATGGTCATGGGCGATCCGGGGGCTGAAAGCGTATACGAGTGGACTGAAGATGGCAAAGGGGTTGACCGCCGAGGTGCGGGTTCCATCGACCCTGAAGTGTATACCGTTGGCGCGGGTGAAGGTGCGGGCGTCCATATCTTGACTGGCCCCATTTATGTGAACGGGGCTGAACCGGGCGATGTGTTGGAAGTCGAAATCCTCGATGTCGCGCCGCGTCCTAGTGCGAATCCTGACTATGAGGGCCGCACCTTTGGCAGCAACGCGGCGGCCTGGTGGGGCTTCCATTACAACGACATGCTCGAAGAGTCGCGAGAAGTGATCACCATTTACGAACTCGACTCCACTGGCGAAGAGGACTACGCCACGGCTCTCTACAACTTTCAGTGGACGCCGCAGACTGACCCTTACGGGGTCGTTCACGAAATTATTGACTATCCTGGTGTACCCGTCGACCACGACACGGTGGAAGAAAACTACGAAGTGCTGGAAGGGGTGACGGTGCCCATTCGGCCTCACTTTGGAGTGATTGGGTTGGCCCCCGCCGAGGCGGATATTGTGGACTCGGTGCCCCCTAGCTACTTTGGTGGCAATATTGACAACTGGCGCATCGGCAAAGGCGCCACCATGTACTATCCCGTGGCGGTCGAAGGGGGGCTGCTGTCGATGGGCGATCCCCATGCGGCGCAGGGCGATTCGGAGTTGGCGGGGACGGCGATCGAAACGTCGCTCACGGGCACCTTCCGCGTCACCGTCCATAAGCAGGACGAACTGCCCGACACCGTCCTCGAAGATCTCTACTATCCACTGTTAGAGACGGATACTGAGTACATCGTCCACGGCTTCAGCTATCCCAACTACTTGGCTGACCTGGGGGAGACGGCCCAGCAAGACATTTATGCCAACTCGTCCATCGACAAGGCGATGCGCGATGCCTTCCGCAAGATGCGGCATTTCCTCATGACGACTCAAGGCTTGACCGAAGACGAAGCCGTTTCGCTGATGTCAGTGGCGGCGGACTTTGGCATTACCCAGGTTGTCGATGGCAACTGGGGTGTTCACGGCATCATTAAAAAAGAAGTGCTGCCCATGGCTTGA
- the nadA gene encoding quinolinate synthase NadA, producing MFTTAPSKSATANLPLDLFAAINELKQELNAVILAHYYQESDIQDIADYIGDSLGLSRQAAATDAEVIVFAGVHFMAETAKILNPDKLVLLPDLDAGCSLADTCPPDQFAAFKAQHPDHIVVSYINCSAEIKAMSDIICTSSNAVSLIEQIPADQPIIFAPDKNLGRYVMQQTGRDLVLWQGSCMVHEIFSEKKLVQLKMTHPEAEIIAHPECEEPVLQHADFIGSTTALLKYVQRSDRPQFIVVTEPGIIHQMEKQVPNKQFIPAPATGNCACNECPHMRLNTLEKLYLAMKHRQPEITMPEATRVAALKPIQAMLRMSA from the coding sequence ATGTTTACGACTGCTCCGTCTAAGTCAGCGACCGCCAACCTCCCGTTAGACCTCTTTGCTGCGATTAATGAACTCAAGCAAGAGTTAAATGCCGTAATTCTGGCGCATTACTATCAGGAGTCCGATATTCAAGACATTGCGGACTATATTGGCGATTCGCTCGGTTTATCGCGCCAGGCCGCTGCTACCGACGCTGAAGTGATCGTATTTGCGGGGGTTCACTTTATGGCAGAAACGGCCAAAATTCTGAATCCTGACAAGCTGGTATTGCTGCCCGATCTGGATGCCGGATGCTCATTGGCTGATACTTGTCCGCCCGATCAGTTTGCCGCGTTCAAGGCGCAGCATCCCGACCACATTGTGGTGTCTTACATCAATTGCTCGGCCGAAATTAAGGCCATGAGCGATATTATCTGCACCAGTTCTAACGCGGTTAGTCTGATTGAGCAGATTCCTGCCGACCAACCCATCATCTTTGCCCCGGACAAAAATCTGGGCCGCTATGTCATGCAGCAGACAGGGCGCGATTTAGTGTTGTGGCAGGGCAGTTGCATGGTGCATGAAATCTTTTCCGAAAAGAAGTTGGTGCAGCTCAAAATGACTCATCCTGAAGCCGAGATCATTGCTCACCCAGAATGCGAGGAGCCGGTACTGCAACATGCTGACTTCATTGGCTCCACGACGGCTCTACTGAAGTATGTGCAACGGAGCGATCGCCCCCAATTCATCGTCGTCACGGAACCGGGAATCATTCACCAGATGGAAAAACAGGTGCCGAATAAGCAGTTTATTCCCGCACCGGCAACGGGCAACTGTGCCTGTAACGAGTGTCCGCATATGCGGCTCAACACTTTAGAAAAGCTATATCTAGCGATGAAACACCGCCAGCCCGAAATCACCATGCCAGAGGCGACTCGTGTGGCGGCGCTTAAGCCCATTCAGGCCATGCTGCGCATGAGCGCATAG
- a CDS encoding DUF6737 family protein, with protein MSVWDYKPWWCQPWSILLTGVSIIGGSWFLFHRYWVTGLVAVPILVWMGFFLLVYPRLMAEAGALPEPPDIPTPDNLPKI; from the coding sequence ATGTCCGTTTGGGATTACAAACCCTGGTGGTGCCAGCCCTGGTCAATTTTGTTGACGGGCGTCAGCATTATTGGCGGCAGTTGGTTCCTGTTTCACCGCTATTGGGTGACCGGATTGGTGGCAGTACCAATCCTGGTTTGGATGGGCTTCTTTTTGCTCGTCTATCCCCGTTTGATGGCGGAAGCGGGGGCATTGCCCGAGCCACCGGATATCCCCACCCCCGATAATCTGCCCAAAATTTAA
- a CDS encoding RecQ family ATP-dependent DNA helicase has translation MTKSSGSDLAIAQARLQKIWGYSAFRPPQDTVIQALLQHQDALIVLPTGGGKSLCFQLPALLQTGLTLVVSPLVALMENQVQELRDRHLPAATLHSELPKQEKFRVLKALEHQRLRLLYLSPETLLSATVWEQLTRADLRINGLVLDEAHCLAQWGETFRPAYRRLGVARQALERSKSRHSKIPIAAFTATADPQVQSSIGDTLALRSPQLVRLSPYRPNLHLTVRSVYTPRGRKQQLLQFIKQHQRQTGLVYVRTRRDSEELASWLRQQGHRALDYHAGLDASDRRHREQAWMSNQVRIVVATNAFGMGVNKPDLRWVIHYHVPTLLTEYVQEIGRAGRDGKPAQALSLVSERTGWLDPTDQQRSQFFRQQTQQLQTKAGQLSRKIPTEGSLADVQKQFKDGAIALSYLHSQGQLQWTDPFHYRLLPTPAAVPVVKTTDDHSIRKLLYGHGCRWRTIVQQFGFRPARPDWRCGHCDNCQR, from the coding sequence GTGACTAAATCGTCGGGATCTGATTTAGCGATCGCTCAAGCTCGACTCCAGAAAATCTGGGGCTATTCAGCGTTTCGACCGCCGCAAGACACGGTGATTCAAGCCCTGTTACAGCATCAAGATGCGCTAATCGTTTTACCGACTGGGGGCGGCAAGTCGCTGTGCTTTCAGCTGCCGGCGTTGCTCCAAACGGGGCTAACGCTAGTGGTGTCGCCCCTCGTAGCGCTAATGGAAAATCAAGTGCAGGAATTGCGCGATCGCCATCTACCCGCCGCAACCTTGCACAGCGAACTGCCTAAGCAGGAAAAGTTTCGGGTGCTCAAAGCGCTAGAGCATCAACGCCTGCGACTGCTCTATCTTTCCCCCGAGACGCTGCTGAGTGCAACGGTATGGGAGCAATTGACCCGAGCCGATCTGCGGATTAACGGCCTGGTTTTGGATGAAGCTCACTGTTTAGCCCAGTGGGGTGAGACCTTTCGGCCCGCTTATCGACGATTGGGCGTGGCCCGCCAAGCCTTGGAACGTAGCAAATCACGACACTCCAAAATTCCTATTGCGGCGTTTACGGCGACGGCTGATCCCCAGGTGCAGTCAAGCATCGGCGATACGTTGGCATTGCGATCGCCCCAGCTGGTGCGGCTGAGTCCCTATCGCCCCAATTTGCATCTCACCGTGCGCTCCGTTTACACGCCCCGGGGCCGCAAACAACAACTGCTGCAGTTCATCAAGCAACATCAACGACAAACTGGGTTGGTGTATGTGCGTACCCGTCGCGACAGTGAGGAATTGGCCAGCTGGCTCCGACAGCAGGGCCACCGAGCCTTGGACTACCATGCGGGACTCGACGCAAGCGATCGCCGCCATCGTGAGCAAGCGTGGATGAGCAACCAAGTCCGCATTGTCGTGGCGACAAATGCCTTTGGCATGGGCGTCAATAAACCTGATCTACGGTGGGTCATTCACTATCATGTGCCAACTTTGCTGACAGAATACGTGCAAGAAATTGGTCGCGCTGGACGAGATGGCAAACCAGCCCAAGCTTTGTCGCTGGTAAGTGAACGGACGGGATGGCTCGACCCGACTGACCAGCAGCGATCGCAATTCTTCCGCCAACAAACTCAGCAATTGCAAACTAAGGCAGGGCAACTTAGCCGCAAAATTCCTACTGAGGGCAGCTTGGCAGATGTGCAAAAGCAATTCAAAGACGGCGCGATCGCCTTGTCTTATCTGCATAGCCAAGGCCAATTGCAATGGACAGACCCGTTTCATTACCGACTATTGCCTACCCCAGCTGCAGTCCCCGTCGTGAAGACCACGGATGATCATTCGATCAGAAAATTGCTGTATGGCCATGGGTGCCGATGGCGCACTATTGTGCAGCAGTTTGGGTTTCGTCCGGCGCGACCCGATTGGCGCTGTGGTCACTGCGACAACTGTCAGCGATAA